A window of the bacterium genome harbors these coding sequences:
- a CDS encoding trypsin-like peptidase domain-containing protein yields the protein MPLLVLGIIPLLFEIFAGFLAGAFGLSQVSTPALRTIVEKARPSIGIVLADHPSGTVSGAAFVIDRGIAVTSYHVVAGSSQLRVKFPQSAWLEPTIAAADASSDLAILAIPDSTVVPLQIDDASSAWAGDDALAFSFPSVAALITQSPDRDTQAQAILVTEATIKGFRDGVLLFQPKQRLGGEGGPILNLAGHVVGVVRGQLPSTDAATAYAAPADAARPLLAQALRRRAAQPQPASTAPPAAPARPPLVLASPPSTAPSPSVTAGGVGGTGAPQPGQPTPAPATSKTAASVPPSPTTAPPQEPPPAPAPTQVQTPPRTPPPAPTPPRTPPPAPTPPRTAPPAPPPPRTAAAASVPVSADHFVIVPGQRIGAAKLGMRVEEARSALGSPASTNQQNGGATIVRWYQPPRNDGIGAEVTKGGMVDRLWALNDTRFATLKNVHIGSSEAEVRAALGAPSTVAVDNARKNKILIYRQLGIFFYIQLDSKLLFYNQVFEIGVMGH from the coding sequence ATGCCCCTACTGGTACTAGGCATCATCCCATTGCTGTTTGAGATCTTCGCCGGCTTTCTGGCCGGTGCCTTCGGGCTTTCTCAGGTCTCGACTCCGGCCCTCAGAACGATCGTCGAGAAGGCCCGACCGAGCATCGGGATCGTCCTCGCAGATCATCCATCCGGCACGGTCTCGGGGGCGGCGTTCGTCATCGACCGGGGGATCGCCGTGACATCGTATCATGTCGTCGCCGGATCTTCCCAACTCCGCGTCAAGTTCCCGCAATCGGCATGGCTGGAACCGACGATCGCCGCCGCTGATGCGAGCAGCGATCTCGCGATCCTGGCGATTCCGGATTCGACGGTGGTGCCACTGCAGATCGACGACGCATCGTCGGCGTGGGCGGGAGACGACGCGCTAGCCTTCAGTTTCCCTTCGGTCGCCGCCCTGATCACGCAGTCGCCGGACAGGGACACACAGGCCCAAGCGATCCTTGTCACGGAAGCGACGATCAAGGGCTTTCGCGATGGGGTACTGCTGTTCCAACCCAAGCAGCGACTCGGGGGCGAGGGTGGGCCCATACTCAATCTGGCCGGCCACGTGGTCGGCGTGGTGCGCGGGCAACTCCCGAGCACGGATGCCGCGACCGCCTATGCGGCTCCGGCGGACGCAGCGAGGCCACTTCTGGCTCAAGCCCTGAGACGCCGCGCGGCGCAACCGCAGCCGGCATCGACTGCGCCGCCCGCTGCGCCTGCACGGCCGCCTTTGGTCCTTGCGTCGCCGCCTTCAACGGCTCCATCGCCATCGGTCACCGCAGGAGGCGTGGGGGGAACGGGGGCGCCGCAACCGGGGCAACCGACACCAGCCCCGGCAACATCAAAAACAGCAGCGTCGGTACCGCCTTCCCCAACCACAGCCCCGCCGCAGGAGCCGCCACCCGCTCCCGCGCCGACCCAGGTGCAGACGCCGCCGCGGACACCGCCGCCGGCTCCGACACCGCCGCGGACACCACCGCCGGCTCCGACACCGCCGCGGACAGCACCGCCGGCTCCGCCGCCACCGCGGACCGCGGCGGCGGCGTCGGTCCCGGTTTCAGCGGACCATTTCGTCATCGTGCCGGGGCAGCGCATCGGCGCGGCAAAACTCGGGATGCGAGTCGAGGAGGCGCGGTCGGCTCTTGGGTCACCCGCGAGCACGAACCAGCAGAACGGCGGCGCAACGATCGTACGCTGGTACCAGCCCCCGCGGAACGACGGCATCGGCGCCGAGGTGACGAAGGGCGGAATGGTGGATCGACTCTGGGCGCTCAACGATACGCGATTTGCCACCCTGAAGAACGTGCACATCGGGAGCTCTGAAGCGGAGGTGCGGGCGGCTCTGGGTGCGCCCTCAACCGTCGCGGTCGATAACGCACGCAAGAACAAGATCCTCATCTATCGCCAACTCGGAATCTTCTTCTACATCCAACTCGACAGCAAGCTGCTCTTCTACAACCAGGTCTTCGAAATCGGCGTGATGGGCCACTGA
- a CDS encoding alpha/beta fold hydrolase, with product MRGLADDTFGGAFPFAPRYRTINGFEMHFVDEGAGEPIVLLHGDPTWGYLYRAFIPTLARRARCIVPDHMGMGKSDVPGAPYPYRLEHHRANLETLLLALDLDRITLVVHDWGGPVGLGFAIRHPARIKRLVLMNTWASAPWPGGPLPRLLEIIRSSKGERFVLDKNGYVETALVGTTYHRERLTPAVLDAYLAPFPTPASRLALVCWTRDIPVAETDPSYAEMKRIEAGLAAFARIPVLLLWGMRDPVLTPAVLRSWQRQYPHAVTHELEDVGHFLQEEAPDRAVRAIAAFLDRHP from the coding sequence ATGCGCGGCCTCGCGGATGACACGTTCGGCGGCGCGTTCCCGTTCGCGCCGCGGTACCGCACGATCAACGGCTTCGAGATGCACTTCGTCGACGAGGGCGCGGGCGAGCCGATCGTCCTGCTGCACGGCGATCCGACGTGGGGCTACCTGTACCGCGCGTTCATCCCGACGCTGGCGCGCCGCGCGCGATGCATCGTGCCGGATCACATGGGAATGGGCAAATCGGATGTCCCCGGCGCGCCGTATCCGTACCGGCTCGAACATCACCGGGCGAATCTGGAGACCCTCCTGCTCGCGCTCGACCTCGACCGCATCACGCTCGTCGTCCACGACTGGGGCGGGCCGGTCGGGCTCGGATTCGCGATCCGGCATCCGGCACGCATCAAGCGCCTCGTTCTCATGAACACGTGGGCCTCGGCACCGTGGCCCGGCGGGCCGCTGCCGCGCCTGCTCGAGATCATCCGGTCGAGCAAAGGCGAACGGTTTGTGCTCGACAAGAACGGCTACGTGGAGACGGCCCTTGTCGGAACCACCTATCACCGCGAACGGCTCACGCCCGCGGTCCTGGATGCCTACCTCGCGCCATTCCCTACCCCGGCGTCGCGCCTGGCGCTCGTGTGCTGGACGAGGGACATTCCCGTCGCGGAGACCGACCCATCCTACGCGGAGATGAAGCGGATCGAAGCGGGGCTGGCCGCGTTCGCGCGCATCCCGGTGCTGCTCCTCTGGGGCATGCGGGATCCTGTGCTGACCCCCGCGGTGCTGCGAAGCTGGCAGCGACAGTATCCGCACGCGGTGACCCACGAACTCGAGGATGTCGGCCATTTCCTGCAGGAGGAGGCTCCAGACCGGGCCGTGCGCGCGATCGCGGCGTTCCTGGATCGTCACCCCTAG
- a CDS encoding threonine/serine dehydratase, whose protein sequence is MQTLTTLDDIRAARAVIHGRVHRTPLFTSRILGERVGVRLFLKAENLQKTGSFKPRGVLNKLRHLSDDEKRRGLITISAGNHAQALAYGAALEGLRATVVMPGHASATKVAACRAYGAEVVLGGTMHEAFEKVHELRDARNLTLVHPYDDPAIIAGQGTVGLEILEDLPDVDAVVVAIGGGGLISGVAAAVKLSRPGTRVIGVEPEGAPTLWTALQHNAITRLESVNTIADGLTAPVAGEWTFAAVRRFVDEVVLVSDAEIGGATAAVLQYAKLLVEPAGAAGLAALLCGRIRFPAGARVAVVLSGGNVDWKVLQSLF, encoded by the coding sequence ATGCAGACGTTGACGACCCTGGACGACATCCGAGCCGCCCGCGCGGTCATCCACGGGCGGGTGCACCGGACGCCGCTCTTCACCTCGCGAATCCTCGGCGAGCGCGTCGGGGTACGGCTGTTTCTCAAGGCGGAGAACCTCCAAAAGACGGGGTCGTTCAAGCCGCGGGGCGTGCTCAATAAGCTGCGGCACCTGTCGGACGACGAGAAGCGCCGCGGCCTGATCACGATCTCGGCCGGCAATCACGCGCAGGCGCTGGCGTACGGGGCGGCCCTGGAAGGGTTGCGCGCGACGGTCGTGATGCCCGGTCACGCGAGCGCGACGAAGGTCGCGGCCTGCCGAGCGTACGGTGCCGAGGTGGTGCTCGGCGGCACCATGCACGAGGCGTTCGAGAAGGTGCACGAGTTGCGGGACGCCCGCAACCTCACGCTCGTGCATCCGTACGACGACCCCGCCATCATCGCCGGCCAGGGGACCGTGGGGCTCGAGATCCTCGAGGACCTGCCCGACGTGGACGCGGTCGTCGTCGCGATCGGCGGCGGGGGGTTGATCTCCGGCGTGGCCGCCGCCGTCAAGCTGAGCCGGCCCGGCACGCGCGTGATCGGCGTGGAGCCGGAAGGCGCGCCCACGCTCTGGACGGCCCTGCAGCACAACGCGATCACCCGCCTCGAGTCGGTGAACACCATCGCCGACGGCCTGACCGCGCCCGTCGCGGGGGAGTGGACGTTCGCCGCGGTGCGGCGGTTCGTGGATGAGGTGGTGCTGGTCTCCGACGCGGAGATCGGCGGGGCGACGGCGGCGGTGCTGCAGTACGCCAAGTTGCTCGTGGAGCCGGCCGGGGCCGCCGGGCTGGCCGCGCTCTTGTGCGGGCGGATCAGGTTCCCTGCGGGCGCCCGCGTCGCCGTCGTCTTGAGCGGCGGCAACGTGGACTGGAAGGTGCTGCAGAGCTTATTCTAG
- a CDS encoding DUF302 domain-containing protein, which translates to MPSWETRGIDSVPSPRTVEESLARLDEIVRSAGLTVFARIDFSGDAARAGLTMRPAQLLLFGNPKAGTPLMVAAPSVALDLPLKALVWEDAERHVWISYNTPAYLKERHSVPDDLIGNIAGIAALVRRAVA; encoded by the coding sequence ATGCCGTCTTGGGAAACGCGCGGCATCGACAGTGTGCCGAGCCCGCGCACGGTTGAGGAGTCGCTCGCCCGGCTCGACGAGATCGTCAGGTCCGCCGGGCTCACCGTGTTTGCCCGTATCGACTTCAGCGGCGACGCGGCGCGTGCGGGACTCACGATGCGCCCCGCCCAGCTGCTGCTGTTCGGAAACCCGAAGGCCGGGACGCCGCTCATGGTGGCGGCGCCAAGCGTTGCGCTCGACCTCCCGTTGAAGGCGCTCGTGTGGGAGGACGCCGAGCGGCACGTCTGGATCTCGTACAATACGCCCGCCTACCTGAAAGAACGGCACAGCGTGCCCGACGACTTGATCGGGAACATCGCGGGGATCGCGGCGCTGGTGCGGCGCGCGGTCGCGTAG
- a CDS encoding NADH:flavin oxidoreductase/NADH oxidase encodes MAKESLSRPAPSTTAPFLYRPLRIRGVTLRNRIVVSPMCQYSCERRDGIATPWHLVHLGTRAVGGAGLVFTEASAVTPEGRIAPEDLGIWSDAHAEALAPIAAFVTSQGAAVGIQLAHAGRKASTARPWEGGGALTDARGGWTPVGPSAVPFSDTYRTPREMSERDIAGVVRAFADAAERSKRAGFQVIELHAAHGYLLHEFLSPLANRRTDRYGGSFENRTRALLEVVDAVRGVWPEDRPLFVRISSTDWVDGGWDLDQSVRLAATLAARGVDVIDASGGGMSPAQQIPLRPGYQVPFAERVRREAGVATMAVGLITTAEQAETILAEGQADLVAMARELLRNPYFALHAAASLGHPEGAVWPPQYVRARP; translated from the coding sequence TTGGCCAAGGAATCTCTGTCCCGTCCCGCCCCGTCCACCACCGCACCGTTTCTGTATCGCCCCCTGCGCATCCGGGGCGTGACGCTCCGGAACCGGATCGTCGTCTCGCCGATGTGCCAGTACTCGTGCGAGCGCCGCGACGGGATCGCGACGCCGTGGCACCTCGTGCATCTCGGCACGCGCGCCGTCGGCGGCGCCGGGCTGGTGTTTACCGAGGCATCGGCCGTCACCCCTGAGGGCCGGATCGCTCCCGAGGATCTCGGCATCTGGTCCGACGCCCATGCGGAGGCGCTGGCGCCGATCGCGGCGTTCGTCACATCGCAGGGGGCCGCGGTCGGCATCCAACTCGCGCACGCCGGCCGCAAGGCGAGCACCGCGCGCCCGTGGGAGGGCGGCGGCGCCCTCACCGACGCGCGGGGCGGGTGGACGCCGGTCGGGCCCAGCGCGGTCCCGTTCAGCGACACCTACCGGACGCCCCGGGAGATGAGCGAGCGCGACATCGCCGGCGTCGTTCGGGCGTTCGCGGACGCCGCCGAGCGGTCGAAGCGGGCGGGGTTTCAGGTGATCGAGCTGCACGCCGCGCACGGCTACCTGCTGCACGAGTTCCTTTCGCCGCTGGCCAACCGCCGCACCGACCGGTACGGCGGCAGCTTCGAGAACCGGACGCGGGCGCTGCTCGAGGTCGTGGACGCCGTGCGCGGCGTGTGGCCGGAAGACCGGCCGCTGTTCGTGCGGATCTCGTCCACCGACTGGGTCGACGGCGGGTGGGACTTGGACCAGAGCGTCCGTCTGGCTGCGACCCTCGCGGCACGTGGCGTGGACGTGATCGACGCGTCCGGCGGCGGGATGTCCCCGGCGCAGCAGATCCCGCTGCGACCCGGCTACCAGGTGCCGTTCGCCGAGCGCGTCCGGCGCGAGGCCGGGGTCGCCACGATGGCGGTCGGTCTGATCACGACCGCGGAACAGGCGGAAACGATCCTGGCCGAAGGCCAGGCGGACTTGGTGGCGATGGCGCGGGAGCTGCTCCGAAATCCCTACTTCGCATTGCACGCGGCGGCATCGCTCGGTCATCCCGAGGGCGCCGTCTGGCCGCCGCAGTACGTCCGCGCACGGCCGTAG
- a CDS encoding M20 family metallopeptidase, with the protein MDDLNALKTKVCAEVDAMRETFVSLSRRIHATPELGLQEHQAAEWLTGLLREHGFAVTQSVAGMETAFRAQVKGAQARPHVALIAEYDALAGVGHACGHNLICMASVGAGVALHRAIPKLPGTLTVLGTPAEETMGGKIPMVDQGVFEGVDAAMMFHPSRNNWWVRGALAAQGLTVTFHGKASHAAAAPEKGINALNALLLTYHAIDSLRQHVTSDVRIHGIITKGGDAPNVVPALAQGEFLVRANTRPALVEVMAQVKRCAEGAAAATGARVEFEQGLVYAERNNSPVLAGFFGENMERLGVHGDQPPAQGGVGSSDIGNVSLVAPTIHPYLSITDDAAGHTPEFRDASTSERGYAAMLNAAKGLAMTALDVMYRPGAVEELWTAFRVSQRG; encoded by the coding sequence ATGGACGACCTGAACGCGTTGAAGACCAAGGTGTGCGCCGAAGTCGATGCGATGCGCGAGACGTTCGTCTCGCTGAGCCGGCGGATTCACGCAACACCCGAACTCGGGTTGCAGGAGCACCAGGCGGCGGAGTGGCTCACCGGGCTCCTCCGCGAGCACGGCTTTGCGGTGACGCAGTCGGTCGCGGGCATGGAGACGGCGTTCCGCGCCCAGGTGAAAGGGGCGCAGGCGCGACCCCACGTCGCGCTGATCGCCGAATACGACGCGCTCGCCGGCGTCGGCCACGCGTGCGGCCACAACCTGATCTGCATGGCGAGCGTCGGCGCGGGGGTGGCGCTGCACCGCGCGATTCCGAAACTGCCCGGCACACTCACGGTGCTCGGCACGCCCGCCGAGGAGACGATGGGCGGCAAGATCCCCATGGTCGACCAGGGCGTGTTCGAGGGCGTGGACGCGGCGATGATGTTCCACCCGTCGCGGAACAACTGGTGGGTCCGCGGCGCGCTCGCGGCGCAGGGGCTGACGGTGACGTTCCACGGGAAAGCCTCGCACGCCGCCGCGGCGCCCGAGAAGGGCATCAACGCGCTGAACGCGCTGCTGCTGACTTACCACGCCATCGACTCGCTCCGCCAGCACGTCACGAGCGACGTTCGCATCCACGGGATCATCACGAAGGGCGGCGACGCCCCGAACGTCGTGCCGGCGCTGGCCCAGGGCGAGTTTCTGGTGCGCGCAAACACCCGCCCGGCGCTCGTGGAGGTGATGGCGCAGGTCAAGCGCTGCGCGGAGGGCGCCGCCGCGGCGACCGGCGCGCGGGTGGAGTTTGAGCAGGGGCTCGTGTACGCCGAGCGCAACAACAGCCCGGTGCTCGCAGGATTCTTCGGCGAGAACATGGAGCGCCTCGGCGTCCACGGCGACCAGCCGCCCGCCCAGGGCGGCGTCGGATCATCCGACATCGGCAACGTCAGCCTGGTCGCGCCGACGATCCACCCGTACCTCTCGATCACCGACGACGCGGCCGGCCACACGCCGGAGTTCCGCGACGCCTCGACCTCCGAGCGGGGGTACGCCGCGATGCTGAACGCCGCCAAAGGCCTCGCGATGACGGCCCTGGACGTGATGTACAGGCCGGGCGCGGTGGAGGAGCTGTGGACGGCGTTCCGGGTGAGCCAGCGCGGATGA
- the fabG gene encoding 3-oxoacyl-ACP reductase FabG, with protein sequence MDPLLHDRVSLITGAASGIGRAVALRFAAEGSDVFVFDLNESGARETADAVRALGRRAGSARVDVSDAAQVESGVADAEAAFGRIDVLVNNAGLTRDSTIAKMAEPDWDLVLDVHLKGTFLCTRAVGARMRKAGRGAIVNLSSISAKFGNFGQANYASAKAGIVALTKVTAREYARYGVRANAIQPGIIDTAMTRVLGEEVLAKRAQETPLGRIGRPEEVANVALFLASDLASFVTGVVIEVTGGRHM encoded by the coding sequence GTGGATCCGCTGTTGCACGACCGGGTCTCGTTGATCACAGGCGCGGCGTCGGGGATCGGCCGGGCCGTGGCCCTGCGATTCGCGGCGGAGGGCAGCGACGTCTTTGTGTTCGACCTGAACGAGTCCGGAGCGCGCGAGACCGCGGACGCGGTGCGCGCGCTCGGGCGCCGCGCGGGCAGCGCGCGGGTCGACGTGTCCGACGCGGCGCAGGTCGAGTCCGGCGTGGCGGACGCGGAGGCGGCGTTCGGCCGGATCGACGTCCTCGTAAACAACGCCGGCCTCACGCGCGACTCGACGATCGCGAAGATGGCGGAGCCCGACTGGGACCTGGTGTTGGACGTGCACCTGAAAGGGACGTTCCTGTGTACCCGGGCGGTCGGCGCGCGGATGCGCAAGGCGGGGCGCGGCGCGATCGTGAACCTGTCCTCGATCTCCGCCAAGTTCGGCAACTTCGGCCAGGCGAACTACGCGTCCGCCAAGGCGGGGATCGTCGCGCTCACGAAGGTGACGGCGCGCGAGTATGCGCGCTATGGCGTGCGCGCCAACGCGATTCAGCCGGGCATCATCGACACCGCGATGACGCGTGTGCTCGGGGAAGAGGTGCTCGCGAAGCGCGCCCAGGAGACCCCGCTCGGCCGCATCGGGCGGCCGGAGGAGGTCGCGAACGTCGCACTGTTCCTGGCGAGCGACCTCGCAAGTTTCGTCACGGGGGTCGTCATCGAGGTGACCGGCGGGCGTCATATGTAG
- a CDS encoding MaoC/PaaZ C-terminal domain-containing protein, with protein MSLYYEDVEIGQVFESPGRTITEADVVAFAALSSDWNPIHTDAEFAKATPFGQRIAHGNLCIAIAMGLAVRLGLFTETTIAVPGLEWSFKAPVFIGDTVHVRMRIAGKRLTSKGDRGLLERRIQLVNQRGDIVQEGTAPLLIKVRSPKREG; from the coding sequence GTGAGCTTGTACTACGAGGACGTCGAGATCGGACAGGTGTTCGAGAGTCCCGGCAGGACGATCACGGAGGCGGACGTGGTCGCGTTCGCCGCGCTCTCGAGCGACTGGAACCCGATCCACACCGACGCGGAGTTCGCCAAGGCAACACCGTTCGGGCAGCGAATTGCCCACGGCAACCTCTGCATCGCGATCGCGATGGGACTGGCGGTTCGACTCGGTCTGTTTACCGAGACGACGATCGCGGTGCCTGGGCTGGAGTGGTCGTTTAAGGCGCCGGTTTTCATCGGCGACACCGTTCACGTCCGGATGCGGATCGCGGGGAAACGGCTGACGTCGAAGGGGGACCGGGGGCTGCTGGAGCGCCGGATCCAACTCGTGAACCAGCGCGGCGACATCGTGCAGGAGGGGACCGCGCCCCTGCTCATCAAGGTGCGGTCGCCCAAGAGGGAGGGGTGA
- a CDS encoding beta-ketoacyl-ACP synthase III, with product METGSTIVGLGRYVPEHVLTNDVLAVTVNTTNEWIRSHTGIEERRIAEAGEATSDLALGAAKEALEAAGVGPSDLDLIIVGTATPDMSFPNVSCLLQERLGTRTVGCLDVSSACSSFVYALSVAHGAIVSGQAQTVLVVGADTLSRITNWRDRSTCVLFGDASGAAVLRPAKQGSGFLSFALGGCGEGRHHLNLKAGGSRLPASHETVERGDHYLSMNGPEVYKFAVQTMPKAAAEALRRAHLAAEDLAFVIPHQANLRIIHSVAVRLGVSMDKFFVNVQRYGNTSAASIPVALYEAVQAGRVRVGDLGVMVAFGAGYTWGACTIRWGGAA from the coding sequence ATGGAGACCGGATCCACCATCGTGGGGTTGGGACGGTACGTTCCCGAGCACGTCCTGACCAACGATGTCCTCGCCGTCACGGTGAACACGACCAACGAGTGGATCCGCAGTCACACGGGCATCGAGGAACGCCGGATCGCTGAGGCGGGAGAGGCCACCTCGGACCTCGCCCTCGGCGCGGCAAAGGAAGCTCTCGAAGCCGCCGGTGTCGGCCCCAGCGATCTCGATCTGATCATCGTCGGCACGGCCACTCCCGACATGTCGTTCCCAAACGTGTCGTGCCTGCTTCAGGAACGGCTCGGGACGCGCACCGTGGGGTGCCTCGACGTCTCCTCCGCCTGCTCGAGTTTCGTCTACGCCCTCAGCGTCGCGCACGGCGCGATCGTGTCCGGCCAGGCGCAGACGGTCCTCGTGGTCGGGGCCGACACGCTCTCCCGCATCACGAACTGGCGTGATCGTTCGACGTGCGTGCTCTTCGGCGACGCCTCGGGTGCCGCCGTGCTGCGCCCGGCCAAACAGGGGAGCGGGTTTCTGTCGTTCGCGCTCGGCGGGTGCGGCGAGGGACGGCATCATCTCAACCTCAAGGCCGGCGGCAGCCGGCTCCCCGCGTCGCACGAGACGGTCGAACGCGGTGATCACTATCTGTCGATGAACGGACCCGAGGTCTACAAATTCGCGGTGCAGACGATGCCCAAGGCGGCGGCGGAGGCCCTGCGCCGCGCGCATCTCGCCGCGGAAGACCTCGCCTTCGTCATTCCTCACCAAGCCAATCTCAGGATCATCCATTCCGTCGCGGTCCGACTGGGCGTCTCGATGGACAAGTTCTTCGTCAACGTGCAGCGGTATGGGAACACGTCGGCGGCGTCGATTCCGGTCGCGCTCTACGAGGCCGTCCAGGCGGGACGCGTGCGCGTCGGCGACCTCGGGGTGATGGTGGCGTTCGGCGCCGGCTACACGTGGGGCGCGTGCACGATCCGCTGGGGCGGAGCGGCCTGA
- a CDS encoding CoA transferase gives MPGILDGVRVLDLTRNFAGPCCTQILGDLGADIVKVERPGPGDDTRDWRPPDWNGVSTSFMAFNRNKRSLAVDLDAPDGQAIVRRLALRADVLVESFRRGSLAKRGLDYERVSTENPRVVYCSINGFGSTGPLRDRPGYDPVVQAYSGIMSITGEPGRRPLRTGPSIVDIGTGMWCGLAVVGALYARERSGRGARIESSLLETGVAWVGYHLIGYFATGRVPGPVGSSASMIAPYEGFATRDGHLQLAAGNNAIFARLCRVLDLTELPTDPRFRTNADRVAHREALHEILEAKFVTRSAREWEETLSAEEVPCSCVRRLDEVTRDPQVAALSMFPSVPHPAIPDLRLVDQAFRIDGDRAARLDPPPSVGQHTDEILADCGYGAAEIADLRGRRVIG, from the coding sequence ATGCCGGGCATCCTGGACGGGGTCCGCGTCCTCGATCTCACACGGAACTTCGCCGGGCCGTGCTGCACGCAGATCCTGGGCGACCTGGGCGCCGACATCGTCAAGGTCGAGCGCCCCGGGCCCGGCGACGACACGCGGGACTGGCGACCGCCCGACTGGAACGGCGTCAGCACGTCGTTCATGGCCTTCAACCGCAACAAGCGCAGCCTCGCCGTGGACCTCGACGCCCCGGACGGGCAGGCGATCGTCCGCCGTCTCGCGCTGCGCGCAGACGTGCTGGTCGAGAGTTTCCGGCGCGGTAGCCTGGCGAAGCGGGGGCTGGACTACGAGCGCGTGTCCACCGAGAATCCCCGGGTCGTGTACTGCTCGATCAATGGGTTCGGTTCAACGGGGCCGCTCCGCGACCGCCCGGGGTACGACCCGGTCGTCCAAGCCTACTCCGGCATCATGAGCATCACCGGGGAGCCGGGCCGGCGTCCCCTCCGCACCGGACCGTCGATCGTGGACATCGGCACCGGGATGTGGTGCGGGCTGGCCGTGGTCGGTGCGCTGTACGCCCGGGAGCGAAGCGGACGGGGTGCGAGGATCGAGAGCAGCCTGCTCGAGACCGGCGTTGCGTGGGTCGGCTACCACTTGATCGGGTACTTCGCCACGGGCCGGGTGCCGGGACCGGTCGGGTCGAGCGCGTCGATGATTGCGCCGTACGAGGGCTTCGCCACCCGCGACGGGCACCTCCAACTGGCCGCCGGGAACAATGCGATCTTCGCTCGATTGTGCCGCGTGCTCGATCTGACGGAGTTGCCGACCGACCCGCGGTTCCGCACCAATGCGGACCGCGTCGCGCACCGCGAAGCGTTGCACGAGATCCTGGAGGCGAAGTTCGTCACGCGGTCCGCGCGGGAGTGGGAGGAGACGCTCTCGGCCGAGGAGGTGCCGTGCAGCTGCGTCCGCAGGCTCGACGAGGTCACGCGGGATCCGCAGGTCGCGGCCCTCAGCATGTTCCCGTCCGTGCCCCACCCGGCGATCCCGGACCTGCGGCTCGTCGACCAGGCGTTTCGAATCGACGGCGACCGGGCGGCGCGGCTCGACCCGCCCCCGAGCGTGGGCCAGCACACCGACGAGATCCTCGCCGACTGCGGGTACGGGGCTGCGGAGATCGCGGACCTGCGGGGGCGCCGGGTGATCGGATAG
- a CDS encoding MaoC family dehydratase has translation MTRTIAQGRYYEDFHVGDVYEHPYGRTVTDADNIWFTNLTLNTNPLHFDYAFAAQTEFGRPLVNSCFTLALVTGMSVIDISENAFANLGWDKVQLPAPVFVGDTLYAESEVLEMRESRSRPTVGVVRFRTRGYKQDGTVVIEYERTIMVYKRGQSPRRARPRPTGAA, from the coding sequence ATGACGCGGACGATCGCACAGGGCCGCTACTACGAGGACTTCCACGTGGGGGACGTGTACGAGCACCCGTACGGGCGCACGGTGACCGACGCCGACAACATCTGGTTCACGAACCTGACACTCAACACGAACCCCCTGCACTTCGACTACGCGTTTGCCGCGCAGACGGAGTTCGGCCGGCCGCTGGTGAACAGCTGCTTCACGCTGGCGCTCGTCACGGGGATGTCGGTGATCGACATCAGCGAGAACGCGTTCGCGAACCTCGGCTGGGACAAGGTCCAGCTGCCCGCGCCGGTGTTCGTCGGGGACACGCTGTACGCGGAGAGCGAGGTGCTGGAGATGCGCGAGTCGCGTTCGCGACCGACGGTCGGCGTCGTGCGGTTCCGCACGCGCGGCTACAAACAGGACGGCACCGTCGTGATCGAGTACGAGCGGACGATCATGGTGTACAAGCGCGGGCAGTCCCCCCGCCGCGCGCGTCCCCGCCCGACGGGCGCGGCGTAG